From Paenibacillus physcomitrellae, the proteins below share one genomic window:
- a CDS encoding DNA repair helicase XPB, giving the protein MKGQGACIVQNDHTILLETAHAEYEAGRQTLGQIAELLKTPALFHTYRLTPLSLWHAAALGETEASVLEKLRFLSRWPVPAKVEENVKVWMDRYGQLELKSSGPEQTILVLEARQGAEEMLGRLLQSPSLQGLGLSPADQGKVYVPAASRGLLKQELTRMGYPVLDKVGYRKGTSLPLELKPVLPDGSPFQLRDYQRACIEAFAGSSKTSSELAGSGVLVLPCGAGKTVIGIGAMQRLQCETLILTSNITSVRQWIQELQNKTTLVPELIGEYSGERKEVRPVTVSTYQILTHRTRKEEGFRHLPLLSGRNWGLIIYDEVHLLPAPVFRATADIQATRRLGLTATLVREDGCEQDVFSLIGPKQKEVAWKELEGQGWIAEVDCQEIRIPLPREVRNLYERMGRKEQYRTAAENPDKTAAVRQLMNRHEGRQILIIGQYVDQLEQLALELKIPLITGASTQQQRSALYTGFRAGDIRVLAVSKVANFAVDLPDASVAIQISGSYGSRQEEAQRLGRILRPKRGDNRAFFYSLVSAQTREEEFARRRQLFLVEQGYEYTVVNMEEQELQGERQQTQREA; this is encoded by the coding sequence ATGAAAGGACAAGGCGCATGTATCGTACAAAATGATCACACCATTCTGCTCGAGACGGCGCATGCTGAATATGAAGCGGGCCGTCAAACGCTCGGGCAGATTGCCGAGCTGTTAAAGACACCGGCTCTGTTTCACACTTACCGGCTTACGCCGCTGTCGCTGTGGCACGCGGCGGCTTTAGGGGAGACGGAGGCAAGCGTATTAGAGAAGCTCCGGTTTTTATCCCGTTGGCCAGTTCCGGCTAAAGTTGAGGAGAATGTAAAGGTCTGGATGGACAGATACGGCCAATTAGAGCTGAAGTCTTCAGGTCCTGAGCAAACGATCCTCGTATTGGAAGCGCGGCAGGGGGCGGAAGAGATGCTGGGCCGGCTTCTGCAAAGTCCATCTCTGCAAGGGCTGGGGTTGTCCCCGGCGGACCAGGGAAAGGTGTACGTCCCGGCGGCCAGCCGCGGTTTGCTTAAACAGGAGCTGACCAGAATGGGGTATCCTGTGCTTGATAAAGTCGGCTACCGGAAAGGGACATCGCTTCCTTTGGAGCTGAAGCCGGTGCTGCCAGACGGAAGTCCTTTCCAGCTAAGGGATTACCAGCGGGCCTGCATAGAGGCGTTTGCCGGAAGCAGTAAAACAAGTTCAGAGCTTGCGGGAAGCGGAGTGCTTGTATTGCCGTGTGGAGCGGGGAAAACAGTCATCGGAATCGGGGCTATGCAGCGGCTTCAATGCGAAACGCTGATCCTTACCTCAAACATTACTTCAGTCCGGCAGTGGATTCAGGAGCTCCAGAATAAAACGACGCTGGTCCCTGAATTAATCGGCGAATATTCAGGAGAACGCAAGGAAGTCAGGCCGGTAACGGTCTCCACCTACCAAATCTTAACCCACCGGACGCGCAAGGAGGAAGGGTTCAGGCACTTGCCGCTGCTCAGCGGTCGTAATTGGGGCCTGATCATTTACGACGAAGTACACCTGCTCCCGGCGCCGGTGTTTCGGGCAACCGCCGATATCCAGGCGACAAGAAGGCTAGGACTGACGGCGACACTCGTCCGGGAGGACGGCTGTGAGCAGGATGTTTTTTCGCTTATTGGTCCCAAACAGAAGGAAGTCGCCTGGAAGGAACTGGAGGGTCAGGGCTGGATAGCGGAAGTCGACTGCCAGGAGATCCGCATACCGCTTCCCCGGGAAGTTCGAAATCTTTATGAACGGATGGGAAGGAAAGAGCAATACAGAACGGCTGCGGAAAATCCCGATAAGACAGCCGCCGTACGTCAGCTTATGAACAGGCACGAGGGCCGGCAAATCCTGATCATCGGCCAGTATGTAGATCAGCTGGAACAGTTAGCCTTGGAGCTAAAAATCCCGTTAATAACGGGAGCGTCTACGCAGCAGCAGCGGAGTGCTCTTTATACCGGATTTCGCGCCGGTGATATTCGCGTACTGGCCGTTTCCAAAGTTGCAAACTTCGCGGTAGATCTGCCTGACGCCTCCGTGGCCATCCAGATCTCCGGAAGCTACGGCTCAAGACAGGAAGAAGCCCAGCGGCTCGGGCGGATTCTGAGACCTAAAAGGGGAGATAACCGCGCCTTTTTCTACAGCCTTGTTTCCGCCCAAACCCGGGAAGAAGAGTTTGCAAGAAGAAGGCAGCTGTTTCTGGTCGAACAAGGATACGAATATACCGTGGTCAACATGGAGGAGCAGGAGCTTCAAGGGGAACGGCAGCAAACGCAAAGGGAGGCATAA
- a CDS encoding M20 metallopeptidase family protein, producing MGRGEIEHLYPVMVERRRYLHRHPELSYQEQATSAYIADVLNKAGIEHKTQVGGHGVVGIIKGSRPGPVVALRADMDALPIQDEKEVEYKSEVPGIMHACGHDGHTAVLLGVAEYFAARREQIQGEIRLLFQPAEEVCPGGALPMIKDGALDGVDVVYGVHLWTPIPVGTAASAPGPMMASTDEFFVNIHGRGGHGGMPHKTVDSVVVGSAMVMQLQSIVSRSVNPLDPAVVTIGSFQAGTVQNVIAERARLAGTVRCFSETARKLIQKRIASVVEFTAQSYEAEVVLEYIPGYPTLVNDETETNRFFKVAGQLEGLKTELTPPIMPAEDFAYYLQQVPGCFILVGAGNPEKGAEYPHHHPKFDLDEEAMAHAAAILISLTENYMDEWEPK from the coding sequence ATGGGACGGGGAGAGATCGAGCACTTGTATCCGGTGATGGTAGAGCGCAGACGTTATCTGCATCGTCATCCCGAGTTATCTTATCAGGAACAGGCAACTTCGGCATACATAGCGGATGTGCTGAACAAGGCAGGTATCGAACACAAAACGCAGGTTGGCGGCCATGGAGTAGTTGGAATCATTAAAGGCAGCCGGCCGGGACCGGTGGTTGCGTTAAGAGCGGATATGGATGCGCTGCCGATTCAGGATGAGAAAGAAGTCGAGTACAAATCCGAGGTCCCTGGCATAATGCATGCATGCGGCCATGACGGACATACGGCTGTTCTATTGGGGGTAGCCGAATATTTTGCCGCCCGCAGGGAGCAAATTCAAGGGGAAATCCGGCTGCTGTTTCAACCGGCGGAAGAGGTTTGCCCGGGCGGAGCCCTGCCCATGATTAAAGACGGTGCGCTGGATGGCGTAGATGTTGTTTACGGCGTACATTTATGGACGCCCATTCCTGTAGGAACTGCAGCTTCGGCCCCCGGGCCGATGATGGCTTCGACGGATGAATTCTTTGTAAACATTCATGGACGCGGCGGACATGGCGGTATGCCCCACAAGACCGTGGACAGTGTCGTGGTCGGCTCGGCGATGGTCATGCAGCTGCAAAGCATCGTGAGCCGTTCGGTGAACCCGCTTGATCCGGCGGTGGTCACCATCGGTTCTTTTCAGGCGGGGACTGTGCAAAATGTAATCGCCGAACGGGCGCGTCTGGCCGGAACGGTTCGCTGCTTTAGTGAAACGGCCAGAAAGCTGATTCAGAAACGGATTGCTTCCGTTGTAGAATTCACGGCCCAGTCTTACGAAGCGGAAGTGGTGCTGGAGTACATTCCGGGATACCCTACGCTGGTTAACGATGAAACCGAAACAAATCGTTTCTTCAAGGTGGCCGGACAGTTGGAAGGATTAAAGACGGAATTAACTCCGCCGATTATGCCGGCCGAAGATTTTGCTTATTATTTACAGCAGGTGCCGGGCTGCTTCATTCTGGTTGGGGCCGGGAATCCGGAGAAAGGCGCGGAGTATCCGCATCACCATCCGAAGTTTGATCTGGACGAAGAGGCGATGGCCCATGCGGCCGCCATCCTGATTTCACTGACTGAGAATTATATGGACGAATGGGAACCCAAATAA